The Papilio machaon chromosome 3, ilPapMach1.1, whole genome shotgun sequence genome window below encodes:
- the LOC106707882 gene encoding uncharacterized protein LOC106707882: MIYMLLLFTFTQVACAPMSHVGSAIFYNKLNKNECWSEDDLAKLRARRIFELAMPPSVNPEKMNGRYLKEMQKYFRQALRNVGKETNSHCATLLKAALADTIGAHLTKEILPTARFSYYAGYVPYRDVRELHNFLEQIKLLLNTQGLGWARPDRIPQWSNLTVVKVFVRHGKLLNPCSGLVMKRDVNSCIHIPVPKLDDKDEPSAIALPFKLGGMVSLSSPRSENILLKYYTTATRCILHHSPITCRHVDFLNFNNDMWHWMQNDVAPHLADEKLYSAFGGVLRIAAAVQSYGKGLSRRNLYENEERVVSRWHPWKGLSETYVYMDPDWTPKLYVILVVLAAAVICLSQICYTFLLGKSNGCHCTERQQKYQNVMAFTKDELVNPTILPSQHSSLFYNQHARLRRLPAKTKISYRNSIRTEKVYDLHDNTETMAVIMSDNEDTSDEDSLPVINQEGSGENVGAIRSKSPPKIETSISEVKIVKRTRPKRGQMYSTSTNSHSELTYCREHQDTGSPWSGSSTSEQSITSDSSKSHGRKSRNSRDLAWARRVASKASQAKSTTSGTELDVNSFTTPPSKH; this comes from the coding sequence ATGATTtacatgttattattatttacatttactcAGGTGGCATGTGCTCCTATGTCACATGTTGGGTCGgcaattttttacaacaaattaaataaaaacgaatgtTGGAGCGAGGATGATTTGGCCAAATTACGGGCGAGAAGAATCTTTGAATTGGCCATGCCACCCAGTGTAAATCCAGAAAAAATGAACGGTAGGTATTTAAAGGAGATGCAAAAGTACTTTCGTCAAGCTCTTCGTAATGTTGGTAAAGAAACAAACTCGCACTGTGCCACTCTTTTAAAGGCAGCTCTCGCCGACACTATCGGTGCTCATTTGACCAAAGAAATATTGCCAACTGCTAGATTTTCATATTACGCCGGTTACGTGCCTTATAGAGATGTCAGAGAATTACATAACTTTCTGGAACAAATCAAGTTACTTTTGAATACTCAAGGTTTGGGTTGGGCTCGACCGGATCGTATTCCGCAGTGGTCTAATTTAACCGTcgttaaagtttttgttaGACACGGAAAACTCTTAAATCCATGTTCGGGTTTGGTCATGAAGAGAGACGTAAACTCCTGCATTCACATCCCGGTGCCCAAGCTGGACGATAAGGATGAACCATCAGCGATCGCATTGCCTTTTAAATTAGGAGGTATGGTCAGTTTGTCTTCGCCGCgatctgaaaatattttgcttaaGTATTACACGACAGCGACGAGATGTATTTTACACCATTCTCCGATCACATGTCGGCACGTCGACttcttgaattttaataatgatatgTGGCATTGGATGCAAAATGACGTCGCACCGCATCTTGCCGATGAAAAACTTTACTCAGCTTTTGGAGGAGTGTTACGAATAGCCGCCGCTGTGCAAAGCTACGGCAAAGGCTTATCGCGTCGCAACCTTTACGAAAACGAGGAACGAGTGGTCTCTAGATGGCATCCATGGAAGGGTCTAAGTGAGACGTACGTTTACATGGACCCAGATTGGACTCCAAAACTATATGTTATTCTAGTAGTATTAGCCGCCGCCGTTATTTGCCTTTCACAAAtttgttatacttttttacttGGTAAAAGTAACGGGTGTCATTGTACAGAACGACagcaaaaatatcaaaatgtaatGGCTTTCACGAAAGACGAACTCGTTAATCCCACAATTTTGCCTTCGCAACATAGCTCGTTATTCTATAACCAGCACGCGCGTCTAAGGCGCTTGCCGGCAAAAACGAAAATATCTTATCGTAATTCAATAAGGACAGAAAAGGTTTACGATCTCCATGATAATACAGAGACGATGGCGGTTATCATGAGCGATAACGAAGATACAAGCGATGAAGATTCTCTTCCGGTTATCAACCAGGAAGGCAGCGGCGAAAACGTTGGAGCGATTCGATCGAAAAGCCCGCCGAAAATAGAAACCTCCATATCTGAAGTGAAAATAGTGAAACGGACTAGACCGAAGCGAGGGCAAATGTACTCTACGAGCACAAACTCTCATTCGGAGTTGACTTATTGTCGCGAGCATCAGGACACGGGCTCGCCGTGGTCGGGCAGCTCCACGTCAGAACAGTCCATTACTTCGGATAGTTCCAAATCTCATGGACGCAAATCGAGGAACTCGCGTGACTTGGCGTGGGCACGCCGCGTCGCCTCCAAAGCGTCGCAGGCAAAGTCGACGACGTCCGGCACAGAACTGGACGTCAATTCGTTCACAACACCGCCATCGAAGCATTGa